In Styela clava chromosome 14, kaStyClav1.hap1.2, whole genome shotgun sequence, the following are encoded in one genomic region:
- the LOC120340333 gene encoding ryncolin-1-like, whose translation MKILGVSILLSLTLFHSANTLSCVPCEELMVNDKGETIEVKRKCPKLNCPGSETAGLCNCCNRCAKQEGETCGGDFNMEGDCEPYLRCVTRESRIDPEGRIVLAPSPNWGGRCRKLDAPSDCIDVCSKLDNNYPVGMAEHGQTAFFDYKKRSEPISQGTWMYCDCSGGAGNAGWMVIQRRYLGLESFDRDMREYVNGFGMATGDYWMGLEAIHHFTDAFPHELRITVKLEDGRKFTTYFDQFSIGDEKENFKLSISASHQKASRDFANMHNGMKFTARDSDNDRWENRNCADTYGGGWWFNRCTEYNLNGRLYGIKHYRIPDEIVDDEDGPDRVTWNSCQKWKIVQTEMAIRRFVPEPLYTYN comes from the exons ATGAAAATACTTGGGGTGTCTATATTGCTTAGCTTAACTTTGTTCCACTCAGCAAACACTCTGAGTTGTGTTCCATGTGAAGAACTAATGGTCAACGATAAAGGAGAAACTATAGAAGTAAAAAGAAAATGTCCAAAACTCAATTGTCCCGGATCCGAAACAGCTGGCCTTTGCAA ctgTTGCAACAGATGCGCTAAACAAGAAGGTGAAACATGCGGTGGTGACTTCAATATGGAAGGAGATTGCGAACCATATTTAAGATGTGTGACACGAGAATCTAGAATCGATCCCGAGGGCAGAATTGTATTAGCGCCCTCACCCAACTGGGGCGGAAGATGCAGAAAATTAG ATGCTCCTTCTGATTGTATTGACGTTTGTTCGAAATTGGATAATAACTATCCCGTTGGCATGGCCGAACATGGACAAACGGCATTTTTCGACTACAAAAAGAGGAGTGAACCTATTTCACAAGGAACATGGATGTATTGCGACTGCAGCGGAGGAGCAGGAAATGCCGGGTGGATG GTTATCCAACGCCGATATCTAGGATTGGAATCCTTTGACCGAGATATGAGGGAGTATGTTAATGGTTTTGGGATGGCAACAGGAGACTACTGGATGG GCTTGGAAGCAATTCATCATTTCACCGATGCTTTTCCACATGAGCTTAGGATTACAGTAAAATTAGAAGATGGACGAAAATTTACGACTTATTTtga CCAATTTTCTATTGGAGACgagaaagaaaatttcaaactttcaatATCTGCAAGTCATCAAAAAGCAAGTCGTGATTTTGCCAACATGCACAACGGTATGAAGTTCACAGCACGTGATAGTGACAATGACCGATGGGAAAACAGAAATTGTGCGGATACCTACGGTGGTGGCTGGTGGTTTAATCGGTGCACCGAGTACAATCTAAATGGAAGACTATACGGGATCAAGCATTACCGAATACCGGACGAGATCGTTGATGATGAAGATGGCCCAGACCGTGTCACATGGAATTCTTGTCAGAAGTGGAAAATTGTGCAGACAGAAATGGCAATCCGGCGTTTTGTACCAGAACCGCTTTACACTTACAATTAA
- the LOC120340339 gene encoding uncharacterized protein LOC120340339: MSTNGSARARTAMSASSSSSHRSVLDYGVSRPSTSFKSVEKHSSASPSRQSVFRSGNRNVFTDLLGGSSRVTSSYVPPQKTTPKGPTGGRMLFTGPDQSDSHRIQVGDKGKYVGFRPLSKEVTSDSEYLYRPCKGDEPAMRMRHERVGEIGWNVPKLWRLSKLEKSLAS; the protein is encoded by the exons ATGTCAACGAACGGAAGTGCGCGTGCAAGAACGGCTATGAGTGCCTCGTCTTCCAGTAGCCATCGTTCGGTACTAGATTACGGAGTGAGTCGTCCCAGTACTTCTTTCAAGTCAGTTGAGAAACACTCTTCAGCATCTCCGAGCAGACAATCGGTATTTCGGAGTGGTAACCGAAATGTATTCACAG ATCTATTAGGAGGGAGTAGTCGTGTGACAAGTTCGTATGTTCCACCCCAGAAAACGACGCCTAAAGGTCCAACAGGAGGCAGAATGCTATTCACAG GTCCCGATCAATCCGATTCACATCGTATTCAGGTTGGAGACAAAGGAAAATACGTCGGGTTTCGACCATTATCCAAAGAAGTGACTTCAGATTCCGAGTATTTGTACAGACCATGCAAGGGCGACGAACCAGCAATGCGGATGCGCCACGAGAGAGTCGGAGAAATAGGGTGGAACGTTCCAAAGCTGTGGAGGTTAAGCAAACTTGAAAAATCACTTGCATCCTGA
- the LOC120340325 gene encoding hemocyanin 2-c chain-like, giving the protein MKFQLFNKVWIILIVVAQFPCESLASTILVEDSEYILRIKDVENNLDTSPASFIPTTIPDLLRDFACVLIEGRQACSENCQQGKFVDREGCCTCVCRKNFVKVNERFCETVSWSGWSSWSKCLTSQWGGLQTRERICRSSSQEAPGSCVGIGSNSRTCSPVTGDFRIRKNVRDLTDEEIHDLIQGMTSFKEDSSRRGFRSIVSWHGWPGECPWYRRVHQHSDGHCSWHHHPLFLPWHRLITVQLELGLSRHLKNKTLGIPFWDWTEHAENIPFLLQNETIYDPILKKKVHNPFYRTYIRNFRGIRLYSQRNPWYPGLLMNKYIIKGMVRALLCHNYEHFDRQEATIPHDQIHDCFCIEGGTIEGEQRCRFGMPTVDYAAWDPAFMLHHSAIDRMFVMRRKIEEEEGMSDWTKSRVIGQYLERETRHNNFENSFDFPLSPFCNESLNPESVTLNEGAWTLRNSYYGEQLFGYKYTDYNMGSNYTWKDLKEDYRKNTKDGNFWNDEFFDTKLGPLTRSNSLLLTRTEGCVLEFSNPV; this is encoded by the exons ATGAAGTTCCAACTCTTCAATAAAGTTTGGATAATACTCATCGTGGTTGCTCAGTTTCCTTGTGAAAGCCTAG CTAGCACTATACTTGTCGAGGACTCTGAGTATATACTGCGTATTAAAGACGTAGAGAACAATCTAGACACAAGTCCAGCTTCTTTCATTCCAACAACAATACCAGACCTTTTAAGGGACTTTGCATGTGTGCTAATCGAAG GGAGACAAGCCTGCTCAGAAAATTGCCAACAAGGCAAATTCGTGGACAGGGAAGGTTGTTGTACTTGCGTTTGTAGAAAAAACTTTGTGAAAGTAAACGAAAGATTTTGTGAAACAG TTTCGTGGTCAGGTTGGAGTTCCTGGAGTAAATGCTTAACTAGCCAATGGGGAGGCCTCCAAACAAGGGAACGTATTTGCAGATCAAGTTCACAAGAAGCGCCAGGTTCATGCGTAGGCATTGGAAGTAATTCTAGGACATGTTCGCCGGTAACTGGAG ATTTCCGTATTCGGAAAAATGTTCGGGATTTGACAGATGAGGAAATTCATGATTTAATTCAGGGTATGACAAGCTTCAAAGAGGATAGTTCAAGAAGAGGATTTAGA AGCATCGTTTCGTGGCATGGTTGGCCAGGTGAATGTCCATGGTATCGTCGTGTACACCAACACAGTGACGGTCATTGTAGTTGGCATCATCACCCGCTGTTCTTACCTTGGCACCGATTGATAACTGTTCAGCTTGAGTTAG GTCTCTCTCGtcatttgaaaaacaaaactttgGGGATTCCATTCTGGGACTGGACTGAGCATGCTGAAAATATTCCCTTTCTTCTCCAGAATGAGACTATTTACGATCCAATATTAAAAAAGAAAGTTCACAATCCCTTCTACAGAACATATATTAGGAATTTTCGCGGAATAAGACT ATACAGTCAAAGAAATCCATGGTACCCCGGATTATTGATGAACAAATATATCATTAAAGGAATGGTTCGGGCACTGCTCTGTCATAATTATGAACATTTCGATCGTCAAGAAGCAACAATACCTCATGACCAA ATTCATGACTGTTTTTGCATCGAAGGTGGCACTATAGAAGGCGAGCAACGGTGCAGGTTTGGAATGCCCACCGTTGACTACGCTGCATGGGATCCGGCATTCATGTTACATCATAGTGCGATCGACAGAATGTTCGTAATGAGACGTAAGATTGAAGAGGAAGAAGGAATGTCTGATTGGACAAAAAGCAGAGTAATTGGACAATATTTAGAG CGTGAAACAAGAcacaataattttgaaaattccttCGACTTTCCATTGTCGCCATTTTGCAACGAGAGCTTGAACCCTGAATCAGTGACCCTGAACGAAGGAGCTTGGACTCTACGTAACAGTTATTACGGAGAACAATTATTTGGATACAAATACACTGATTACAATATGGGTTCGAACTACACTTGGAAAGATTTGAAAGAAGACTATCGGAAAAATACGAAAGACGGAAACTTTTGGAACGATGAGTTTTTTGACACAAAACTGGGGCCTTTGACTAGAAGTAACTCATTGCTATTAACGAGAACTGAAGGTTGCGTCTTGGAATTTTCTAACCCAGTTTAA
- the LOC120341322 gene encoding uronyl 2-sulfotransferase-like has translation MSPLTSDQPMLNEGKSGRCSRKHSSPPENNSCSSAFERPLNLNIVFVIKYYLEIMKPVVRYSAILVISVSLFLVSFVYWTAHNSILSTDYRHSKNLTTLDQYFSSTQNTTNEAITATAVSTVTPTTTRTSITGNDATPEFPVDKIKNVFYNRVGKCGSRSLINLVRVLKILNKFNESHSNDYANDHPNRTEVETEMKKIAHLKPPSFYNRHIHFIDFEKHGIEQPIYINMIRDPIQRFSSQYNYMKYGDAIGKVSHPEHDLPDINDCVMQNISLCNNTMFMFYTGLYFCGFEDICLHESRGRVELAKKHIDEKYLAIGLTEEFEDTLKLFETMLPSYFRSAFKIWEQKSKLWQKRTTTKRREILTEASIDKLKNSLLLDEYEVYNHGRKKFERLKKKYGIQ, from the coding sequence atGTCACCGTTAACATCTGATCAGCCGATGTTAAACGAGGGTAAATCAGGACGATGCTCGAGGAAACATTCATCACCACCCGAAAATAATTCCTGCAGTTCAGCCTTTGAAAGGCCACTTAActtgaatattgtttttgttattaaatattATCTAGAAATCATGAAGCCAGTTGTTAGATACAGCGCCATTTTGGTCATTTCTGTTTCCTTATTTTTAGTTAGTTTCGTATACTGGACCGCACACAATTCAATCCTTTCAACTGACTATCGACATAGTAAAAATCTAACGACCTTGGACCAATATTTCTCTTCCACTCAAAATACTACCAATGAAGCAATTACCGCTACAGCTGTCAGCACTGTAACACCCACAACAACTAGAACGAGTATAACCGGTAACGACGCCACACCAGAATTTCCGgtagacaaaataaaaaacgtaTTCTATAATCGAGTGGGTAAGTGTGGAAGTAGATCATTGATTAACTTGGTTCGAGTTTTGAagattttgaataaattcaatGAATCCCACTCAAATGATTATGCCAATGATCATCCGAATAGAACGGAGGTGGAAActgaaatgaagaaaattgctCATCTTAAACCGCCGTCATTTTATAACCgacatattcattttattgaCTTTGAAAAACATGGTATTGAGCAACcaatttatattaatatgataCGCGACCCAATACAACGTTTCTCATCTCAGTACAATTACATGAAATACGGTGATGCTATTGGCAAAGTTTCGCATCCGGAACATGACTTACCAGATATAAACGATTGTGTCATGCAGAACATTTCGCTATGTAATAATACGATGTTCATGTTTTACACTGGTCTATATTTTTGTGGATTCGAGGATATCTGCTTACATGAATCACGTGGTAGAGTTGAATTAGCCAAAAAGCACATTGATGAAAAATACTTAGCAATTGGATTAACAGAAGAATTTGAGGATACTTTGAAGCTATTTGAAACAATGCTTCCCAGCTATTTCAGAAGCGCATTCAAAATATGGgaacaaaaaagcaaattaTGGCAGAAGAGAACAACAACCAAAAGAAGGGAGATTTTGACTGAAGCTTCAATTGACAAGTTAAAGAATTCTCTCTTGTTAGATGAATATGAAGTTTACAATCACGGTCGGAAAAAATTTGAACGACTCAAGAAGAAGTATGGAATTCAATGA